Proteins encoded together in one uncultured Sphaerochaeta sp. window:
- a CDS encoding ABC transporter substrate-binding protein, which produces MKNKILLIALVALLATGMLFAQGAKEEKEGPLEITFWSLFTGGDGEFFDAMVDEFNASQDEIVMKNDMVKFDNYYTKLTTALSAKTAPDVVVVHQGNLLNYVPSGSLLALDSYVDAAVLADFQKAPLDACRFDGKLYSLPFDVHPIVMYYNTDLLAEAGITEVPESAQDFIDASLAVKQATGKWGMAIDNTTGVYKAYTLSRLFMSMLAQQGGSLLTDDASAPAFNNAYGEKALVWLQDLVHTYAVNPSELDYDAAMNTFKLGDAAFYFNGVWATGTLENQDGLNFAAAPLPPIMGGEAAWAGSHTLAIPVQKNQDPARVEAAMTFINWMTSHGELWAKAGHIPTRKSVAEKAEMQALPYRADYAAAAAFALPTPRTPAWEEIYGTLSDKLEYAVTKNQNPKAALADMEQTVKDIIASY; this is translated from the coding sequence ATGAAAAACAAGATCTTATTGATCGCTTTGGTCGCTCTATTGGCAACTGGTATGCTTTTTGCCCAAGGGGCAAAAGAAGAGAAGGAAGGCCCACTTGAAATTACCTTCTGGTCGCTGTTTACCGGAGGAGATGGGGAATTCTTCGATGCAATGGTTGACGAATTCAACGCTTCACAGGATGAGATTGTCATGAAAAATGACATGGTGAAGTTTGACAACTACTACACCAAACTCACTACGGCTCTTTCTGCAAAGACTGCTCCTGACGTAGTAGTGGTTCACCAGGGCAACCTCTTGAACTATGTACCTAGTGGATCCTTGCTGGCCCTCGACTCCTATGTCGATGCAGCAGTTCTTGCTGACTTCCAGAAGGCTCCCTTGGATGCCTGCCGTTTCGATGGCAAGCTCTACTCGCTCCCGTTCGATGTCCATCCGATCGTCATGTACTACAACACCGATTTGTTGGCAGAGGCTGGCATCACTGAAGTTCCCGAGAGTGCTCAGGATTTCATCGATGCGTCCTTGGCTGTGAAACAAGCTACCGGTAAGTGGGGTATGGCAATCGACAACACAACTGGTGTCTACAAGGCCTATACCTTGAGTCGTCTATTCATGTCTATGCTCGCTCAGCAGGGCGGAAGTTTACTTACTGATGATGCATCAGCCCCTGCTTTTAATAATGCATATGGCGAGAAGGCACTTGTTTGGTTGCAGGACTTGGTACATACGTATGCAGTGAACCCCTCTGAGCTGGACTACGATGCTGCCATGAACACCTTCAAGCTTGGTGATGCTGCTTTCTACTTCAATGGTGTTTGGGCAACCGGAACCTTGGAGAACCAGGATGGACTGAACTTTGCTGCCGCACCACTTCCTCCAATCATGGGTGGAGAAGCTGCATGGGCAGGTTCACACACCTTGGCTATCCCGGTACAGAAAAACCAGGATCCCGCTCGTGTAGAGGCAGCCATGACCTTCATCAACTGGATGACCAGCCATGGTGAGTTATGGGCAAAAGCAGGACATATTCCTACCCGTAAGAGTGTAGCAGAGAAAGCAGAGATGCAGGCACTGCCCTATCGTGCAGATTATGCAGCTGCAGCAGCCTTTGCACTCCCTACTCCACGCACTCCGGCATGGGAAGAGATTTATGGAACCTTGAGCGACAAGCTTGAATATGCAGTGACCAAGAACCAGAATCCCAAGGCAGCACTTGCTGACATGGAGCAGACGGTTAAGGATATCATTGCTTCCTACTAA
- a CDS encoding sugar ABC transporter permease, with protein MIPGNKDTRDGIVFSIPFLIVYLAFMIYPLLSGLYISFFKWDILSTAKFIGWENYATLFSDDKFYSSLWHTLQFVMITTPSLLVLGFLMALAVTGSSPYKGIMENVFFFPYIFSMTVVSTLWAWLMQKDWGVFNQVLMNLGQDPISWLTSESLAMWSVSLTTLWWTAGFNMVLFSAGIKQIPKEVYESAAIDGASYIQSVRHITIPLVRSTTVLCLILQIIASFNVFGQVYVMTGGGPHGTTRVLVQYIYETGFKYFKMGYSAAMSYILFIIILGISIMQYTLLGRKDRA; from the coding sequence ATGATACCAGGAAATAAAGACACTCGAGACGGAATTGTATTCTCCATTCCCTTTCTCATCGTCTACCTAGCCTTCATGATCTATCCTCTTTTGTCGGGGCTCTACATCAGCTTCTTCAAATGGGACATTCTCTCCACAGCCAAATTCATCGGCTGGGAGAACTATGCTACCCTGTTTTCCGATGACAAATTCTATTCTTCTCTCTGGCATACCTTGCAGTTCGTCATGATTACCACACCATCCCTTTTGGTCCTGGGCTTCTTGATGGCGCTTGCAGTCACCGGCTCATCACCCTATAAGGGCATAATGGAGAATGTATTCTTTTTCCCCTACATCTTCTCCATGACGGTAGTCAGTACGCTTTGGGCTTGGCTGATGCAAAAGGATTGGGGAGTATTCAACCAGGTTCTGATGAACCTGGGTCAAGATCCAATAAGCTGGCTTACCAGTGAAAGCCTGGCCATGTGGTCTGTCTCACTGACAACGCTCTGGTGGACAGCCGGTTTCAACATGGTTCTCTTCAGTGCAGGAATAAAGCAGATACCCAAGGAAGTGTATGAATCGGCAGCAATCGACGGCGCTTCCTATATCCAGAGCGTACGACATATCACCATCCCCTTGGTCAGATCGACCACGGTTCTCTGTCTGATATTACAGATCATCGCTTCTTTCAATGTATTCGGTCAGGTCTATGTCATGACCGGTGGGGGTCCCCACGGGACAACCAGGGTACTTGTCCAATACATCTATGAGACAGGCTTCAAATACTTCAAGATGGGCTACAGTGCAGCAATGAGTTATATCCTCTTCATCATCATTCTGGGAATCAGCATCATGCAATACACCTTGCTTGGAAGGAAGGATCGCGCATGA